One window of the Emcibacter sp. genome contains the following:
- a CDS encoding FliH/SctL family protein produces the protein MTAVKFTFDNNFEDEYGPRSKAKIEELENAAYQRGLAEGKQEILDGIEQHTQFLLQNILAAIQILDGRHEEQLAMMHKEAAILAHSIVSKLAPALVANTPLQEIEALVSQCLKNSPLEPRIVVRVDENILPRLEKEIDRLKESSGYAGQIVLLAEPMRHISDCRVEWADGGADRDFDALKATIDRTVQLFIEAPAPGHLSGDDMTVEVAGLPEE, from the coding sequence ATGACCGCAGTCAAATTTACCTTTGACAACAACTTCGAAGATGAATACGGCCCACGCTCCAAGGCTAAAATCGAGGAGCTGGAAAATGCCGCTTATCAGAGAGGTCTTGCCGAAGGCAAACAGGAAATTCTCGACGGAATAGAACAACACACCCAGTTCCTTCTGCAGAATATACTCGCCGCGATCCAGATCCTTGACGGCAGGCATGAAGAACAACTGGCCATGATGCACAAGGAAGCTGCGATACTGGCACATAGTATTGTCAGCAAACTCGCACCTGCCCTGGTGGCCAATACGCCGCTGCAGGAAATTGAGGCGCTGGTTTCACAATGTCTGAAAAACAGCCCCTTGGAACCGCGTATTGTTGTCCGTGTGGACGAGAATATCCTGCCGCGCCTGGAAAAAGAAATAGACCGCCTCAAGGAAAGCAGCGGCTATGCAGGACAGATTGTATTACTGGCCGAGCCCATGCGCCACATCAGCGATTGCAGGGTGGAATGGGCAGACGGTGGCGCCGATCGTGATTTTGACGCCCTGAAAGCCACCATTGACCGGACTGTCCAGTTGTTTATCGAAGCACCGGCCCCGGGGCATCTTTCCGGCGATGACATGACGGTGGAAGTTGCGGGACTTCCGGAGGAATAA
- a CDS encoding DUF1153 domain-containing protein, translating into MSTREKIQPASIMGPTGEPLTLDDLPPSNTKRWVVRRKAEVVAAVRGGLLSLEEACKKYTLSVEEFLSWQRAIDNDGLMGLRVTRVQDYRSSNSSVANS; encoded by the coding sequence ATGAGTACTAGAGAAAAAATCCAACCGGCGTCCATAATGGGGCCGACAGGTGAACCTCTAACACTGGACGATCTTCCCCCCTCAAACACCAAACGATGGGTCGTTCGGCGTAAGGCGGAGGTGGTTGCCGCAGTGAGGGGTGGGTTGCTGTCCCTCGAGGAAGCCTGTAAAAAATATACCCTGTCAGTCGAAGAATTTCTTTCCTGGCAGAGAGCTATTGATAATGACGGACTCATGGGACTTAGAGTAACTCGCGTGCAGGATTATCGTTCCAGTAATTCTTCCGTTGCCAATAGTTAA
- a CDS encoding sigma-54 dependent transcriptional regulator: MRLIIVGSLQGQLSAASQIAMKQGAQVLHVDDENAALNLIRSKGADLLMIDVKLDIKGLLEQLQSERISTPAVACGIGNDSDAAVRAIRAGAKEYIPLPPDPDLIAAVLTAVANDDHEFIYRDRNMMQVVNLADQVARSEASIMITGESGTGKEVMARYVHGKSRRANKPYVSVNCAAIPENLLESELFGHEKGAFTGAVARRVGKFEEANGGTLLLDEITEMDIRLQSKLLRAIQEREIDRVGGSGGPVKVDIRIIATSNRDLQEEVKKGTFREDLLFRLNVVNLNIPPLRDRPEDTRALCKHFAQKYAEFNALDPKPISAEAMEVLINHDWPGNVRELENTMHRAVLLAGGDKIGKQAIVLPDGKPHVAIQSRAGTASPEADDDEAPFAAGSQIGRTVSDVERDLIIDTLKHCLGNRTHAANVLGISIRTLRNKLNQYMAEGRNVPSPGETGQHAP, translated from the coding sequence ATGCGGTTAATCATAGTTGGTTCATTACAGGGTCAGTTGAGCGCTGCGTCACAGATAGCCATGAAGCAAGGTGCCCAGGTTCTGCATGTGGACGATGAAAATGCCGCTTTGAATCTTATCCGTTCCAAGGGTGCCGACCTTTTGATGATCGACGTCAAACTGGACATCAAGGGCCTGCTGGAACAACTGCAATCGGAACGGATTTCCACACCGGCCGTGGCCTGCGGGATCGGCAATGATTCCGATGCAGCTGTACGCGCCATCCGGGCCGGGGCCAAGGAATATATCCCCCTGCCCCCCGATCCCGACCTGATTGCCGCGGTCCTCACCGCCGTCGCCAATGATGATCATGAATTTATTTACCGTGATCGCAACATGATGCAGGTGGTGAATCTGGCCGACCAGGTTGCCAGAAGTGAAGCCAGCATCATGATCACCGGCGAATCCGGTACCGGTAAAGAAGTCATGGCCCGCTATGTCCATGGCAAAAGCCGCCGGGCCAACAAGCCCTATGTCAGCGTCAACTGCGCCGCCATCCCTGAAAATCTTCTGGAATCAGAACTTTTCGGCCATGAAAAGGGCGCGTTCACAGGTGCTGTCGCCCGCAGGGTCGGCAAATTCGAGGAAGCCAACGGCGGCACCCTGCTGCTGGACGAGATTACGGAAATGGACATCCGGCTGCAGTCAAAATTGCTGCGCGCCATCCAGGAGCGGGAAATCGACCGGGTCGGCGGCAGCGGCGGACCGGTCAAGGTGGATATCCGTATCATTGCCACATCCAACCGCGACCTTCAGGAAGAGGTCAAAAAAGGCACCTTCCGCGAAGACCTTCTGTTTCGGCTGAATGTGGTCAACCTGAACATCCCTCCGCTCAGGGACCGGCCGGAAGATACCCGGGCCCTGTGCAAACATTTTGCCCAGAAATATGCCGAATTCAATGCCCTGGACCCGAAACCCATTTCTGCAGAAGCCATGGAAGTCCTGATCAACCATGACTGGCCCGGCAACGTGCGCGAACTGGAAAACACCATGCACCGGGCGGTTCTTCTGGCGGGTGGCGACAAAATCGGCAAACAGGCCATCGTCCTGCCTGACGGAAAACCCCATGTGGCAATCCAGAGCCGCGCCGGCACCGCTTCCCCTGAGGCTGACGATGATGAAGCCCCGTTTGCCGCTGGTTCCCAGATCGGTCGTACAGTCTCCGATGTGGAACGTGACCTGATTATCGACACCCTGAAACATTGCTTGGGCAACAGAACCCATGCCGCCAATGTTCTTGGTATTTCCATTCGCACGTTGCGTAACAAGTTGAACCAGTATATGGCGGAAGGACGAAATGTCCCCAGTCCGGGTGAAACCGGCCAGCATGCCCCCTGA
- the fliG gene encoding flagellar motor switch protein FliG has translation MATARISDLSASDKAAALMLALGEEYGRLVWNLLDDEEVKELSLAISSLGTVTSEVIEELFLEFANGVSSVGSMTGNFDNTERLLQKMLPGDRVNQIMDEIRGPAGRTMWDKLGNVNEVVLATYLKNEYPQTVAVVMSKIKPEHAASVLSVLPDDFAMEVVMRMLRMEPVQKEILDRVEQTLRIEFMNNLARTSRKDSHETIAEIFNYLDRSSETRFLTTLEDRNRESAERIRALMFTFEDLQKLDATGTQTLLRGIDKDRLGLALKGSSDKIRDMFFSNMSERAAKILKEDMDAMGPVRLKDVDEAQMEIVNVAKDLADAGEIVLADTKGEDELVY, from the coding sequence ATGGCAACGGCCCGTATCAGCGATTTAAGTGCGAGCGACAAAGCAGCAGCATTGATGCTTGCTTTGGGCGAGGAATATGGCAGACTGGTCTGGAATCTTCTTGATGACGAAGAGGTCAAGGAACTTTCTCTGGCAATCTCGTCTCTGGGGACGGTGACTTCCGAGGTCATTGAGGAGCTGTTTCTCGAATTCGCCAACGGTGTAAGCTCCGTCGGTTCCATGACCGGTAACTTTGACAACACGGAACGACTTCTGCAGAAAATGCTGCCCGGGGACCGCGTCAACCAGATCATGGATGAAATCCGCGGCCCTGCAGGACGCACCATGTGGGACAAGCTGGGTAATGTGAACGAGGTTGTTCTCGCCACCTATCTGAAGAATGAATATCCCCAGACTGTTGCCGTGGTCATGTCAAAAATCAAACCGGAACATGCGGCCTCCGTACTGAGTGTGTTGCCCGATGATTTCGCCATGGAAGTGGTTATGCGAATGCTGCGGATGGAGCCGGTTCAGAAAGAAATTCTTGACCGGGTGGAACAGACCCTGCGCATCGAATTTATGAACAACCTGGCCCGCACCAGCCGCAAGGACAGCCACGAAACCATTGCTGAGATTTTCAACTATCTGGACAGGAGTTCTGAGACCCGCTTCCTGACAACCCTGGAAGACCGGAACCGGGAAAGCGCCGAACGGATCAGGGCCCTGATGTTCACCTTCGAAGATCTGCAGAAACTGGACGCCACCGGTACCCAGACCCTGCTGCGCGGCATCGACAAGGACCGCCTGGGCCTGGCGCTGAAGGGTTCCTCGGACAAAATCCGCGATATGTTCTTCAGCAATATGTCGGAGCGCGCGGCCAAGATCCTCAAAGAAGATATGGACGCCATGGGGCCTGTGCGCCTGAAGGATGTAGATGAAGCCCAGATGGAAATCGTCAATGTGGCCAAAGATCTTGCCGATGCCGGCGAAATCGTCCTGGCCGACACCAAGGGCGAAGATGAGCTGGTTTATTAA
- the fliN gene encoding flagellar motor switch protein FliN, protein MSDTENMDWQELEGTSADDGGAGADIDAENVNTGDLEAVFDVPVKVSAVLGKTNLAVSKLLRLGPGAVVELDRKVGEAIDIYVNNRLVARGEVVLVDEKLGITMTEIIKGEE, encoded by the coding sequence ATGTCTGATACTGAAAATATGGATTGGCAGGAACTCGAAGGCACCTCGGCAGATGACGGTGGCGCCGGGGCTGACATAGATGCTGAAAATGTCAACACCGGGGATCTGGAAGCTGTTTTTGATGTCCCCGTAAAGGTTTCCGCTGTTCTGGGTAAAACCAACCTTGCGGTCAGCAAACTCCTTAGGCTCGGTCCGGGCGCAGTTGTTGAACTTGACCGCAAAGTTGGCGAGGCCATCGATATTTATGTAAACAACCGCCTTGTCGCCCGCGGAGAAGTCGTTCTGGTTGATGAAAAACTCGGTATAACCATGACGGAAATCATCAAAGGCGAAGAGTAA
- the fliF gene encoding flagellar basal-body MS-ring/collar protein FliF, protein MNSLSVFFRTLGPARLAAMGTVAAIIIGFFIYLTMRLSTPTMGLLYSGLDLTDANNIVQQLEGQAVPYQIAGDGGTILVPEDQVHRLRMMVAGQGLNSGGSVGYDIFDRQDSLGTTSFVQNINHLRALEGELARTIQSLEKVNSARVHLVMPERRLFSNESREATASIFVKTANERLSRAQVMSIQNLVAAAVPDLSPERISIVDQKGSLLARGSSDDAASLLASSLEEKKVSMESRLRSQIEDLLEKTLGIGKVRAEVNAELDLNRITSNSEIYDPDGQVVLSSQTRETTSTDQENADETQVSVANNLPDQGADGEGEAVIKNQSSGSTSEETVNYKISKTIRTQIHEAGTIKRISVAVLVDGTYANQGEDVPAVYQPRSPEELTQLENLVKSAIGYDEERGDNVSIVNLQFAEVDYGETLPEEGLFSFGKKDILWLIELGVLLIGFLAVTFFGLRPLIKYIMTEGEGGVLRYVMEGGEQAQLPPGYSPEQQAALAPPQPEGKVVQTGEGKSVVIPVDETGKKMTAREVAQKQGIESAIDIAAVEGKIEATAIKKVGELVEKYPEESAAVIRNWLYG, encoded by the coding sequence GTGAATAGTTTATCCGTATTTTTCAGAACTCTCGGCCCTGCCCGCCTGGCAGCGATGGGGACCGTTGCGGCTATTATCATAGGCTTCTTTATATACCTGACCATGCGGCTTTCCACACCGACCATGGGTTTGCTTTACAGCGGTCTCGACCTGACGGATGCCAATAATATTGTCCAGCAGCTCGAAGGACAGGCCGTTCCCTATCAGATCGCCGGTGACGGCGGCACTATTCTTGTGCCGGAAGATCAGGTGCACCGGTTGCGGATGATGGTCGCAGGCCAGGGTCTGAACAGCGGCGGCAGCGTAGGGTACGATATTTTTGATCGCCAGGATTCACTGGGCACGACCAGTTTTGTACAGAATATCAATCACCTGCGGGCCCTGGAAGGGGAGCTTGCGCGGACCATTCAGTCACTGGAAAAGGTCAACAGCGCCCGCGTACATCTTGTTATGCCGGAACGGCGACTTTTCAGTAACGAAAGCCGTGAAGCCACAGCATCAATTTTTGTCAAAACCGCTAATGAACGGCTGTCCCGGGCCCAGGTTATGTCCATACAGAACCTTGTCGCCGCGGCAGTGCCGGACCTGAGTCCGGAGAGAATTTCCATTGTCGACCAGAAAGGATCCCTGCTGGCCAGGGGCAGTTCCGATGATGCCGCCTCTCTTCTCGCGTCTTCCCTGGAAGAAAAGAAAGTCTCGATGGAAAGCCGGCTGCGCAGCCAGATTGAAGATCTGCTGGAAAAAACCTTAGGCATCGGCAAGGTTCGGGCGGAAGTAAATGCAGAACTTGACCTGAACAGGATCACGAGTAATTCGGAAATTTATGATCCAGACGGTCAGGTCGTTCTCTCCTCTCAGACGCGGGAAACCACATCCACAGATCAGGAAAATGCGGACGAGACCCAGGTTTCGGTGGCCAACAACCTGCCTGATCAGGGGGCAGACGGGGAAGGCGAAGCCGTTATCAAAAACCAGTCCTCCGGCAGCACCTCCGAGGAAACCGTCAATTACAAGATTTCCAAAACCATCCGGACCCAGATCCATGAAGCCGGCACGATCAAGCGCATTTCTGTCGCTGTTCTTGTTGACGGCACTTATGCGAACCAGGGAGAGGATGTCCCTGCCGTCTACCAGCCGCGCAGCCCGGAAGAGCTGACCCAGCTGGAAAACCTGGTTAAATCGGCCATCGGTTATGACGAGGAACGCGGCGACAATGTCAGTATTGTAAATCTGCAGTTTGCCGAAGTGGACTATGGCGAGACCCTGCCGGAAGAAGGTCTCTTCAGTTTCGGTAAAAAAGATATTCTCTGGCTGATCGAACTTGGTGTCCTGCTGATCGGTTTCCTGGCCGTTACATTTTTCGGACTTCGCCCGCTTATCAAATATATCATGACAGAAGGAGAAGGTGGCGTTCTCCGTTATGTCATGGAGGGTGGCGAACAGGCTCAGTTGCCGCCCGGATATTCACCGGAGCAACAGGCCGCGCTTGCCCCGCCCCAGCCGGAAGGAAAGGTTGTTCAGACCGGGGAAGGCAAGAGTGTAGTGATCCCGGTGGATGAAACCGGAAAAAAAATGACCGCCCGGGAAGTGGCACAGAAACAGGGAATTGAGTCAGCAATTGATATTGCCGCGGTAGAAGGCAAGATTGAGGCGACTGCTATTAAAAAGGTCGGCGAGCTTGTTGAAAAATATCCGGAAGAATCGGCTGCGGTAATTAGAAACTGGCTTTATGGCTAA
- a CDS encoding motility protein A, which yields MITLIGIIVGFALIVSAMIIGGSPTAFIDLPSILIVLGGTIAITIVSFSLKDLGQIPSALWRLMSYTPHDPRDVGITMIQISERARKQGLISLEKITPTLNDEPFLQKALNLTVDGADVNEIEQILQKEIYYTANIQSKSVDLLRRAAEVAPAMGLIGTLVGLVQMLGNLSDPSTIGPAMSVALLTTFYGAILAHMVLMPLATKAERNSHNESILNSLYLAGALSIGREENPRRLEMQLNAMLPQSHRISYFE from the coding sequence GTGATTACGCTTATTGGAATTATAGTCGGCTTCGCCCTGATCGTTTCTGCCATGATCATCGGGGGGTCCCCAACGGCATTTATTGATCTGCCGTCGATCCTGATCGTACTTGGCGGAACAATTGCCATCACCATTGTCAGCTTCTCCCTGAAGGACTTGGGACAAATCCCCAGCGCCTTGTGGCGGCTGATGTCCTATACGCCCCATGACCCAAGAGATGTCGGTATCACCATGATCCAGATTTCCGAACGGGCCCGTAAACAGGGACTTATTTCGCTGGAGAAAATCACCCCGACCCTGAATGACGAACCGTTCCTGCAGAAAGCACTGAACCTGACGGTCGACGGCGCAGACGTAAACGAAATTGAACAGATATTGCAGAAGGAAATCTATTATACCGCCAATATCCAGTCCAAAAGTGTGGATCTGTTACGGCGGGCCGCGGAAGTGGCACCGGCCATGGGCCTGATCGGCACCTTGGTAGGACTTGTCCAGATGCTTGGCAACCTGAGTGACCCGAGCACCATCGGTCCGGCCATGTCCGTGGCCCTGCTGACAACCTTTTACGGAGCGATCCTGGCCCATATGGTGCTGATGCCTCTGGCCACCAAGGCCGAGCGGAATTCCCATAATGAATCCATCCTCAATTCCCTTTATCTGGCCGGGGCTCTGTCCATCGGCCGGGAAGAAAACCCGCGACGGCTGGAAATGCAGCTCAATGCCATGCTGCCCCAATCCCATCGCATCAGTTATTTTGAATAA